A single genomic interval of Burkholderia sp. HI2500 harbors:
- the sdhA gene encoding succinate dehydrogenase flavoprotein subunit, with protein MAAIKTNLPRRKFDVVIVGAGGSGLRAALQLSRAGLSVGVLSKVFPTRSHTVAAQGGIGASLGNMSEDNWHFHFYDTIKGSDWLGDQDAIEFMCREAPNVVYELEHFGMPFDRNADGTIYQRPFGGHTANYGEKPVQRACAAADRTGHALLHTLYQQNVEAKTQFFVEWMALDLIRDAEGDVLGVTALEMETGDVYIMEGKTTLFATGGAGRIFAASTNAFINTGDGLGMAARSGIALQDMEFWQFHPTGVAGAGVLITEGVRGEGGILRNANGERFMERYAPTLKDLAPRDFVSRSMDQEIKEGRGVGPNKDHVLLDLSHIGAETIMKRLPSIREIALKFANVDAIKEPIPVVPTIHYQMGGIPTNIHGQVVGTSRGHKDPVNGFYAVGECSCVSVHGANRLGTNSLLDLVVFGRAAGNHIVEHVKNQKEHKPLPADAGEFSLARLAKLDKSTSGEYTQDVANDIRSTMQKHAGVFRTSELLKEGVEQMAGLAARVENIHLKDKSKVFNTARVEALELENLIEVARATMVSAEARKESRGAHAHSDYEHRDDENWLRHTLWYSEGDRLDYKPVQMKPLTVESVPPKPRTF; from the coding sequence ATGGCTGCAATCAAAACTAATCTCCCGCGCCGCAAGTTTGACGTAGTGATCGTCGGCGCGGGCGGCTCCGGCTTGCGCGCGGCGCTGCAACTGTCGCGCGCGGGCCTGTCGGTCGGCGTGCTGTCGAAGGTGTTCCCGACCCGTTCGCACACGGTGGCCGCGCAGGGCGGTATCGGTGCGTCGCTCGGCAACATGAGCGAAGACAACTGGCACTTCCACTTCTACGACACGATCAAGGGCTCCGACTGGCTCGGCGACCAGGACGCGATCGAATTCATGTGCCGTGAAGCGCCGAACGTCGTGTACGAACTCGAGCACTTCGGCATGCCGTTCGACCGTAACGCGGACGGCACGATCTACCAGCGCCCGTTCGGCGGCCACACCGCGAACTACGGCGAGAAGCCGGTTCAGCGCGCCTGCGCGGCCGCCGACCGTACCGGTCACGCGCTGCTGCACACGCTGTACCAGCAGAACGTCGAAGCGAAGACGCAGTTCTTCGTCGAATGGATGGCGCTCGACCTGATCCGCGACGCGGAAGGCGACGTGCTCGGCGTGACGGCTCTCGAGATGGAGACGGGTGACGTCTACATCATGGAAGGCAAGACGACGCTGTTCGCGACGGGCGGCGCAGGCCGGATCTTCGCGGCATCGACCAACGCGTTCATCAACACTGGCGACGGCCTCGGCATGGCTGCGCGTTCGGGCATCGCGCTGCAGGACATGGAGTTCTGGCAGTTCCACCCGACCGGCGTGGCCGGCGCGGGCGTGCTGATCACCGAAGGCGTGCGCGGCGAAGGCGGTATCCTGCGCAACGCGAACGGCGAGCGTTTCATGGAGCGCTACGCGCCGACGCTGAAGGATCTGGCGCCGCGTGACTTCGTGTCGCGTTCGATGGACCAGGAAATCAAGGAAGGTCGCGGCGTGGGTCCGAACAAGGATCACGTGCTGCTCGACCTGTCGCACATCGGCGCCGAGACGATCATGAAGCGTCTGCCGTCGATCCGCGAAATCGCGCTGAAGTTCGCGAACGTCGACGCGATCAAGGAACCGATCCCGGTCGTCCCGACGATCCACTACCAGATGGGCGGCATCCCGACCAACATCCACGGTCAGGTCGTCGGCACGTCGCGCGGTCACAAGGATCCGGTCAACGGCTTCTACGCAGTGGGCGAATGCTCGTGCGTGTCCGTGCACGGCGCGAACCGCCTCGGCACGAACTCGCTGCTGGACCTCGTGGTGTTCGGCCGTGCGGCCGGCAACCACATCGTCGAGCACGTGAAGAACCAGAAGGAACACAAGCCGCTGCCGGCCGATGCAGGCGAATTCTCGCTGGCACGCCTGGCGAAGCTCGACAAGTCGACCTCGGGTGAATATACGCAGGACGTCGCGAACGACATCCGCTCGACGATGCAGAAGCACGCAGGCGTGTTCCGCACGTCGGAACTGCTGAAGGAAGGCGTCGAGCAGATGGCCGGCCTGGCGGCGCGCGTGGAAAACATCCACCTGAAGGACAAGTCGAAGGTGTTCAACACCGCGCGCGTCGAAGCGCTCGAGCTGGAGAACCTGATCGAAGTTGCTCGCGCAACGATGGTGTCGGCGGAAGCACGCAAGGAAAGCCGTGGCGCACACGCCCACAGCGACTACGAACACCGCGACGACGAGAACTGGCTGCGCCACACGCTGTGGTACAGCGAAGGCGATCGCCTCGACTACAAGCCGGTTCAAATGAAGCCGCTGACGGTCGAATCCGTGCCGCCGAAGCCGCGCACGTTCTAA
- a CDS encoding GntR family transcriptional regulator yields the protein MRAMTSNQANTANQTGAGGPGQPGASDPAPSPAAAPSPTFSPLYQQIKSLITQSLETGEWKPGEIIPSEVELAARYKVSQGTVRKAIDELAAENLVVRRQGKGTFVATHNEDRAQFRFLRLLADDGAEHPHVSRLLECRRLRAPAEIARQLDLKPADPVVQVRRLLEFENEATVLDEIWLPGAMFRGLTFERLSEYKGPLYAMFEAEFGTRMIRATEKIRAVAAEPAVADLLHVPAGFPLLSVERVSYTYGDRPVEVRRGWYVTTGYYYQNDLS from the coding sequence ATGCGCGCCATGACATCGAACCAGGCGAATACCGCGAATCAGACCGGCGCAGGCGGCCCAGGGCAGCCGGGCGCGAGCGATCCCGCACCTTCGCCCGCGGCGGCTCCGTCGCCGACGTTCAGCCCGTTATACCAGCAGATTAAGTCATTGATCACGCAAAGTCTCGAAACCGGCGAGTGGAAGCCGGGCGAGATCATCCCGAGCGAGGTGGAGCTCGCGGCCCGCTACAAGGTCAGCCAGGGCACCGTCCGCAAGGCGATCGACGAGCTGGCCGCCGAAAACCTCGTGGTCCGGCGGCAGGGCAAGGGCACTTTTGTTGCAACGCACAACGAAGATCGCGCGCAGTTCCGCTTCCTGCGGCTGCTGGCCGACGACGGTGCCGAGCATCCGCACGTGAGCCGCCTGCTCGAATGCCGGCGCCTGCGCGCGCCGGCCGAGATCGCGCGGCAACTCGACCTGAAGCCGGCCGATCCGGTCGTCCAGGTGCGCCGCCTGCTGGAGTTCGAGAACGAAGCGACGGTGCTCGACGAGATCTGGCTGCCGGGCGCGATGTTCCGCGGGCTCACGTTCGAGCGGCTGAGCGAGTACAAGGGGCCGCTCTACGCGATGTTCGAGGCGGAGTTCGGCACGCGGATGATCCGCGCGACGGAAAAGATCCGCGCGGTCGCGGCGGAGCCGGCGGTGGCCGACCTGCTGCACGTGCCGGCGGGTTTCCCTTTGCTGTCGGTCGAGCGTGTGTCCTATACATACGGAGACCGGCCGGTGGAAGTGCGTCGCGGCTGGTATGTCACAACCGGGTACTACTATCAGAATGACTTGAGTTGA
- the sdhD gene encoding succinate dehydrogenase, hydrophobic membrane anchor protein has protein sequence MAANNRIGSKRLVVGAHYGLRDWLAQRITATIMAVYTVILLVLFFGAHDFSYEGWASIFAAQWMKLATFVMLLSLFYHAWVGVRDIWMDYVKPVGVRLLLQSLTIVWLLACAGYAAQILWRV, from the coding sequence ATGGCAGCCAATAACCGAATCGGCTCGAAGCGCCTCGTCGTCGGCGCTCATTACGGCCTGCGCGACTGGCTTGCGCAGCGCATCACCGCCACGATCATGGCGGTCTACACGGTCATTCTGCTCGTCCTGTTCTTCGGCGCGCACGATTTCTCGTACGAAGGCTGGGCATCGATCTTCGCCGCGCAATGGATGAAGCTCGCGACCTTCGTGATGCTGCTTTCCCTCTTCTACCACGCATGGGTCGGCGTGCGCGACATCTGGATGGACTACGTGAAGCCCGTCGGTGTGCGCCTGCTGCTGCAATCGCTGACCATCGTCTGGCTGCTCGCATGTGCGGGCTACGCCGCGCAGATTCTCTGGAGAGTGTAA
- a CDS encoding HpcH/HpaI aldolase/citrate lyase family protein: MAALTPAQVLYDGASPPAILPCCDHYAGSEKLMRKSLALQAELGPVFDITLDCEDGAAVGQEAAHAALVTDILGSDENRFGRVGVRIHDFSHPHWRDDVRIVLRATRAPAYITLPKIASAADAAEMTAFIEGTRRELGIAQPIPVDVLVETHGALAQAAALAALPTVGTLSFGLMDFVSAHHGAIPDSAMRSPGQFEHPLVRRAKLEIAAACHAHGKTPSHNVTTEVRDMGIVAGDARRARDEFAFTRMWSIHPAQIRPIVDAFAPRTDEVALAAEILLAAQAADWGPTRHGDTLHDRASYRYYWSVLRRARATGQPVPAEAAPLFGPAAAGSAP, from the coding sequence ATGGCCGCGCTCACTCCCGCACAAGTGCTGTACGACGGGGCGTCCCCGCCCGCGATCCTGCCCTGCTGCGATCATTACGCGGGCAGCGAAAAGCTGATGCGCAAGTCGCTCGCGCTGCAGGCCGAGCTGGGCCCCGTGTTCGACATCACGCTCGACTGCGAAGACGGCGCCGCCGTCGGCCAGGAAGCCGCGCATGCGGCACTCGTCACCGACATCCTCGGCAGCGACGAGAACCGCTTCGGCCGCGTCGGCGTCCGCATCCACGACTTTTCCCACCCGCACTGGCGCGACGACGTACGCATCGTGCTGCGTGCGACGCGTGCCCCCGCCTACATCACGCTCCCGAAGATCGCCAGCGCCGCCGATGCCGCCGAAATGACCGCATTCATCGAAGGCACGCGCCGCGAGCTCGGCATCGCGCAGCCGATTCCCGTCGACGTGCTGGTCGAGACGCACGGCGCGCTCGCGCAGGCGGCCGCCCTCGCCGCGCTGCCGACGGTCGGCACGCTGAGCTTCGGGCTGATGGATTTCGTCTCCGCGCACCACGGTGCGATTCCCGATTCCGCGATGCGCTCGCCCGGCCAGTTCGAGCACCCGCTCGTGCGCCGCGCGAAGCTGGAAATCGCCGCGGCCTGCCACGCACACGGCAAGACGCCGTCGCACAACGTGACGACCGAGGTGCGCGACATGGGCATCGTCGCCGGCGATGCACGCCGCGCGCGCGACGAATTCGCGTTCACGCGGATGTGGAGCATCCATCCTGCGCAGATCCGCCCGATCGTCGACGCATTCGCGCCGCGCACCGACGAGGTCGCGCTGGCCGCCGAGATCCTGCTGGCCGCGCAGGCGGCCGACTGGGGCCCGACCCGCCACGGTGATACGCTGCACGATCGCGCGAGTTACCGGTATTACTGGTCGGTGCTGCGCCGTGCGCGGGCCACCGGCCAGCCCGTACCCGCCGAGGCCGCGCCGCTGTTCGGGCCGGCCGCCGCGGGCAGCGCGCCGTAA
- a CDS encoding FAD assembly factor SdhE, whose amino-acid sequence MSDSHQSDPHRRARLRWRARRGLLENDIIFERFFSRYEHDLTDADVGALSRLLDLSDNDLMDLLLARKEPEGDLDSPDIHRLLEMLRNV is encoded by the coding sequence ATGAGCGATTCGCATCAATCCGACCCGCACCGTCGCGCACGCCTTCGCTGGCGTGCGCGGCGGGGTCTGCTGGAAAACGACATCATTTTCGAGCGTTTCTTCAGCAGATACGAGCATGACCTCACCGATGCAGACGTAGGCGCGTTGTCGCGCCTGCTCGATCTGAGCGACAACGACCTGATGGACTTGCTCCTCGCGCGCAAGGAACCAGAAGGCGACCTAGACAGCCCGGATATTCACCGGCTGTTGGAGATGCTGCGCAACGTGTAA
- a CDS encoding malate dehydrogenase: MAKPAKRVAVTGAAGQIAYSLLFRIANGDLLGKDQPVILQLLDLPQAQGAVKGVVMELDDCAFPLLSGVVITDDPKVAFKDADVALLVGARPRSKGMERKDLLSANAEIFTVQGAALNEVASRDVKVLVVGNPANTNAYIAMKSAPDLPKKNFTAMLRLDHNRALSQLAAKSGKPVASIEKLAVWGNHSPTMYPDFRFATAEGESLLKLINDDVWNRDTFIPTVGKRGAAIIEARGLSSAASAANAAIDHVRDWVLGTNGKWVTMGIPSDGSYGIPEDIIYGVPVTCENGEYKRVEGLEIDAFSREKMDGTLAELLEERDGVAHLLKN; the protein is encoded by the coding sequence ATGGCTAAGCCCGCAAAGCGCGTTGCCGTCACCGGCGCCGCAGGTCAAATCGCTTACTCCCTGCTGTTCCGCATCGCGAACGGCGACCTGCTCGGCAAGGACCAGCCGGTCATCCTGCAACTGCTCGACCTCCCGCAAGCCCAAGGCGCCGTCAAGGGCGTCGTGATGGAACTCGACGATTGCGCGTTCCCGCTGCTGTCGGGCGTCGTGATCACCGACGATCCGAAGGTCGCATTCAAGGATGCCGACGTCGCACTGCTGGTCGGCGCACGTCCGCGCTCGAAGGGCATGGAGCGCAAGGACCTGCTGTCGGCCAACGCGGAGATCTTCACGGTTCAGGGCGCCGCGCTGAACGAAGTCGCGAGCCGCGACGTGAAGGTGCTGGTCGTCGGCAACCCGGCGAACACGAACGCCTACATCGCGATGAAGTCGGCACCGGATCTGCCGAAGAAGAACTTCACGGCCATGCTGCGCCTCGACCACAACCGCGCGCTGTCGCAGCTCGCAGCGAAGTCGGGCAAGCCGGTCGCATCGATCGAGAAGCTCGCCGTGTGGGGCAACCACTCGCCGACGATGTACCCCGACTTCCGCTTCGCGACCGCCGAAGGCGAATCGCTGCTGAAGCTGATCAACGACGACGTGTGGAACCGCGACACGTTCATCCCGACCGTCGGCAAGCGCGGCGCGGCGATCATCGAAGCGCGCGGCCTGTCGTCGGCAGCGTCGGCAGCGAACGCGGCGATCGACCACGTGCGTGACTGGGTCCTCGGCACGAACGGCAAGTGGGTCACGATGGGCATCCCGTCGGACGGCTCGTACGGCATCCCCGAAGACATCATCTACGGCGTGCCGGTCACCTGCGAAAACGGCGAGTACAAGCGCGTCGAAGGCCTGGAAATCGACGCGTTCTCGCGCGAGAAGATGGACGGCACGCTGGCCGAGCTGCTCGAAGAGCGCGATGGCGTCGCCCACCTGCTGAAGAACTAA
- a CDS encoding bifunctional 2-methylcitrate dehydratase/aconitate hydratase → MSAPVSNVRPAPDTVLVDIVDYVLNTGIDSALALETARHCLIDTLGCGLEALSYPACTKLLGPVVPGTIVPNGAKVPGTSFQLDPVQAAFGIGAMIRWLDFNDTWLAAEWGHPSDNLGGILATADWLSRAAVAAGRKPLLMRDVLVAMIQAHEIQGCLALENSFNAVGLDHVLLVKVASTAVVGRLLGLTRDELINAVSNAFVDGQALRTYRHAPNTGSRKSWAAGDATSRAVRLALIAKTGEMGYPSALTAKTWGFYDVLFDGKPFRFQRPYGTYVMENVLFKIAFPAEFHAQTAAEAALQLHAQLAAAGRTTDEISRITIRTHAAAIRIIDKQGPLANPADRDHCIQYMVAVPLLFGRLTAADYEDSAAADPRIDALRAKTVCVEDPQFTKDYHDPDKRSIANALTIEFADGSKLAEVAVEYPLGHQRRRTEGIPLLVEKFRTNLARRFPAKQQQAILDVSLDQAKLEAMPVDQYVDLYVI, encoded by the coding sequence ATGTCCGCCCCGGTCTCCAACGTCCGCCCTGCTCCGGATACGGTACTCGTCGATATCGTCGACTATGTGCTGAACACCGGCATCGACAGCGCGCTCGCGCTGGAGACGGCGCGTCATTGCCTGATCGACACGCTCGGATGCGGACTCGAGGCACTGTCCTACCCTGCCTGCACCAAGCTGCTCGGCCCCGTCGTGCCCGGCACGATCGTGCCGAACGGCGCGAAGGTGCCCGGCACGTCCTTCCAGCTCGATCCCGTCCAGGCCGCGTTCGGCATCGGCGCGATGATCCGCTGGCTGGACTTCAACGACACCTGGCTCGCCGCCGAATGGGGTCATCCGTCCGACAACCTCGGCGGGATCCTGGCGACGGCCGACTGGCTTTCCCGCGCGGCCGTCGCGGCCGGCCGGAAGCCGCTCCTGATGCGCGACGTCCTCGTCGCGATGATCCAGGCCCACGAAATCCAGGGCTGCCTCGCCCTCGAGAATTCGTTCAACGCGGTCGGGCTCGACCACGTGCTGCTCGTGAAGGTCGCGTCGACGGCCGTCGTCGGCCGGCTGCTCGGGCTCACGCGCGACGAACTGATCAACGCGGTGTCCAACGCGTTCGTCGACGGCCAGGCGCTGCGTACCTACCGCCACGCGCCGAACACCGGTTCGCGCAAGTCATGGGCGGCCGGCGACGCGACCTCCCGCGCGGTGCGCCTCGCGCTGATCGCGAAAACGGGTGAAATGGGCTACCCGTCGGCGCTCACCGCCAAGACCTGGGGCTTCTACGACGTGCTGTTCGACGGCAAGCCGTTCCGCTTCCAGCGCCCGTACGGCACGTACGTGATGGAAAACGTGCTGTTCAAGATCGCATTCCCCGCCGAATTCCACGCGCAAACGGCCGCCGAGGCCGCGCTGCAGCTGCACGCGCAGCTCGCAGCCGCGGGCCGCACGACCGACGAGATCAGCCGGATCACGATCCGCACGCACGCGGCCGCGATCCGCATCATCGACAAGCAGGGCCCGCTCGCCAACCCGGCCGACCGCGACCACTGCATCCAGTACATGGTCGCCGTGCCGCTGCTGTTCGGCCGGCTGACCGCGGCCGACTACGAAGATTCGGCCGCCGCCGATCCCCGCATCGACGCGCTGCGCGCGAAGACCGTGTGCGTCGAGGATCCGCAGTTCACGAAGGATTACCACGACCCGGACAAGCGCTCGATCGCGAATGCACTGACGATCGAGTTCGCGGACGGATCGAAGCTTGCCGAAGTGGCGGTCGAATACCCGCTCGGTCATCAGCGACGCCGCACCGAAGGCATCCCGCTCCTGGTCGAGAAATTCAGAACCAACCTCGCCCGCCGCTTCCCGGCAAAGCAGCAACAAGCGATTCTCGACGTGTCGCTGGACCAGGCAAAGCTCGAAGCGATGCCGGTCGATCAGTACGTCGATCTGTACGTGATATAG
- the gltA gene encoding citrate synthase: protein MTPSDVKATLSFSDNSPSVELPIYKGTMGPDVIDIRKLYGQTGKFTYDPGFMSTAACNSAITYIDGDKGELLYRGYPIDNLAQNADFLESCYLLLKGELPNAAQKKEFVDTVTKHTMVHEQMHFFFRGFRRDAHPMAILVAAVGALSAFYHDSLDINDPRHREVSAIRMIAKLPTLVAMAYKYSIGQPFVYPKNSLSYSANFMHMMFSNPCEEYKVNDVLVRALDRILILHADHEQNASTSTVRLAGSSGANPFACIAAGIACLWGPAHGGANEAALNMLEQIGSPDNIPEFIKQVKDKNSGVKLMGFGHRVYKNYDPRAKLMRETCYEVLNELGLHDDPLFKLAMQLEKIALEDEYFVSRKLYPNVDFYSGIVQRALGIPTSMFTCIFAMARTVGWIAQWNEMIGDPEQKIGRPRQLFIGDTPREAKPLNAR, encoded by the coding sequence ATGACTCCGTCTGATGTTAAAGCCACGCTATCGTTCAGCGACAACTCGCCGAGCGTCGAACTGCCGATCTACAAGGGCACGATGGGCCCGGACGTGATCGACATCCGCAAGCTGTACGGCCAGACCGGCAAGTTCACGTACGACCCGGGCTTCATGTCGACGGCAGCTTGTAATTCGGCGATCACGTACATCGACGGCGACAAGGGCGAGCTGCTGTACCGCGGCTACCCGATCGACAACCTCGCGCAAAACGCCGACTTCCTCGAAAGCTGCTACCTGCTGCTGAAGGGCGAACTGCCGAACGCAGCGCAGAAGAAGGAATTCGTCGACACCGTCACGAAGCACACGATGGTGCACGAGCAGATGCACTTCTTCTTCCGTGGCTTCCGTCGCGACGCGCACCCGATGGCGATCCTGGTCGCTGCGGTCGGCGCGCTGTCGGCGTTCTACCACGACTCGCTCGACATCAACGATCCGCGTCACCGTGAAGTGTCGGCGATCCGCATGATCGCGAAGCTGCCGACGCTCGTCGCGATGGCGTACAAGTACAGCATCGGCCAGCCGTTCGTGTATCCGAAGAACTCGCTGTCGTACAGCGCGAACTTCATGCACATGATGTTCTCGAACCCGTGCGAAGAGTACAAGGTCAACGACGTGCTCGTCCGCGCACTCGACCGCATCCTGATCCTGCACGCCGACCACGAGCAGAACGCATCGACGTCGACCGTCCGCCTGGCCGGCTCGTCGGGCGCGAACCCGTTCGCCTGTATCGCTGCCGGTATCGCCTGTCTGTGGGGCCCGGCGCACGGTGGTGCGAACGAAGCCGCGCTGAACATGCTCGAGCAGATCGGTTCGCCGGACAACATCCCCGAATTCATCAAGCAGGTGAAGGACAAGAATTCGGGCGTGAAGCTGATGGGCTTCGGTCACCGCGTGTACAAGAACTACGACCCGCGTGCGAAGCTGATGCGCGAAACGTGCTACGAAGTGCTGAACGAACTGGGCCTGCACGACGACCCGCTGTTCAAGCTCGCGATGCAGCTCGAGAAGATCGCGCTGGAAGACGAATACTTCGTGTCGCGCAAGCTGTACCCGAACGTCGACTTCTACTCGGGCATCGTCCAGCGCGCGCTGGGCATCCCGACGTCGATGTTCACGTGTATCTTCGCAATGGCACGTACGGTCGGCTGGATCGCACAGTGGAACGAAATGATCGGCGATCCGGAGCAGAAGATCGGCCGTCCGCGTCAGCTGTTCATCGGCGATACGCCGCGCGAAGCGAAGCCGCTCAACGCACGTTAA
- a CDS encoding succinate dehydrogenase iron-sulfur subunit, with protein MAKRIFEVYRYDPDKDAAPRMQTYELELEHERMLLDALVKLKAVDETLSFRRSCREGVCGSDAMNINGKNGLACLTNLNDLPQKIVLRPLPGLPVVRDLIVDMTHFFNQYHSIKPYLINDAPPPEKERLQSPEERDELDGVYECILCASCSTSCPSFWWNPDKFVGPAGLLQAYRFIADSRDTATGERLDNLEDPYRLFRCHTIMNCVDVCPKGLNPTKAIGKIKELMVRRAV; from the coding sequence ATGGCAAAACGCATTTTTGAAGTCTACCGCTACGATCCGGACAAGGACGCAGCGCCGCGCATGCAGACGTACGAGCTGGAGCTCGAGCACGAGCGCATGCTGCTCGACGCACTGGTCAAGCTGAAGGCCGTGGACGAGACGCTGTCGTTCCGCCGTTCGTGCCGTGAAGGCGTGTGCGGTTCGGACGCGATGAACATCAACGGCAAGAACGGTCTCGCGTGCCTGACGAACCTGAACGACCTGCCGCAGAAGATCGTGCTGCGTCCGCTGCCGGGCCTGCCCGTCGTGCGTGACCTGATCGTCGACATGACGCACTTCTTCAACCAGTACCACTCGATCAAGCCGTACCTGATCAACGACGCGCCGCCGCCGGAGAAGGAACGCCTCCAGTCGCCGGAAGAGCGCGACGAGCTCGACGGCGTGTACGAGTGCATTCTGTGCGCGAGCTGCTCGACGTCGTGCCCGAGCTTCTGGTGGAACCCGGACAAGTTCGTCGGCCCGGCCGGCCTGCTGCAGGCTTACCGCTTCATCGCGGACAGCCGCGACACGGCCACCGGCGAGCGTCTCGACAACCTGGAAGACCCGTACCGCCTGTTCCGTTGCCACACGATCATGAACTGCGTCGACGTTTGCCCGAAGGGCCTGAACCCGACGAAGGCGATCGGCAAGATCAAGGAACTGATGGTTCGCCGCGCTGTTTAA
- the sdhC gene encoding succinate dehydrogenase, cytochrome b556 subunit: MTDAVRKPRPEYRNIGFGDITMKYRMPLAAILSILHRVSGALLFLFLPFLLFLFDQSLTSELSFEVFKAFLSNIIVKLIVLALSWAFFHHFCAGIRHLLMDVNHDAVTKEGGKRTAVVVFVVSIALTIAMALKLFGAF, translated from the coding sequence ATGACTGATGCAGTAAGAAAGCCGAGGCCGGAATACCGGAACATCGGATTCGGCGATATCACGATGAAATATCGCATGCCGCTGGCAGCGATATTGTCGATTCTCCATCGAGTCAGCGGCGCGCTGCTGTTCTTGTTCCTGCCGTTCCTGCTGTTCCTCTTCGACCAGAGCCTCACGTCCGAGCTCAGCTTCGAAGTCTTCAAGGCTTTCCTCTCCAACATCATCGTCAAGCTGATCGTCCTCGCACTGTCGTGGGCCTTCTTCCACCATTTCTGCGCCGGCATTCGCCACCTGCTGATGGACGTCAACCACGACGCCGTCACGAAGGAAGGCGGCAAGCGGACGGCAGTCGTCGTCTTTGTCGTCTCGATCGCGCTGACGATCGCCATGGCACTCAAACTGTTCGGAGCATTCTAA
- a CDS encoding helix-turn-helix domain-containing protein, translating into MKPQYEHVTFAPGCSIRVYHRQLARIPFEWHRHPEYELTLTLNSRGRRFIGDHVAHYADDDLVLVPPNLPHTWSSNARIDRDAPEVALVIWFDGDWARRLADCCPEYAPLRSLLRRAAPGLRFGTDAARAMRARLPQLLDPSPRTRLAAALDTLAHLADAGGEPLATAHAYDRADGTASHADAAAPEAERLDRVLDAIDRHFHEPLRVDTLAAAAHMSERTLQRLFVRHLGESVGRYVQRLRLAHACRHLVGTDWPIATVAARCGIPNVANFNRQFLAARGMTPGAYRQFFVQHGHAPDDDAPALDTRPPSLEHRAGSGEPRPHK; encoded by the coding sequence ATGAAACCGCAGTACGAGCACGTGACGTTCGCCCCCGGCTGTTCGATCCGCGTGTATCACCGTCAGCTCGCGCGCATCCCGTTCGAATGGCATCGCCATCCCGAATACGAACTGACGCTGACGCTCAACAGCCGCGGCCGGCGCTTCATCGGCGATCACGTCGCGCACTACGCGGACGACGATCTGGTGCTCGTGCCGCCCAACCTGCCGCATACGTGGTCGTCGAATGCACGCATCGATCGCGATGCGCCTGAAGTCGCGCTCGTCATCTGGTTCGACGGCGACTGGGCGCGGCGTCTGGCCGACTGTTGCCCCGAATACGCACCGCTGCGCTCGCTGTTGCGGCGTGCCGCACCGGGCTTGCGCTTCGGCACGGACGCGGCCCGCGCGATGCGCGCACGGCTGCCGCAGTTGCTCGATCCGTCGCCGCGCACCCGGCTCGCGGCCGCGCTCGACACGCTCGCCCATCTCGCGGACGCCGGTGGCGAACCGCTCGCCACCGCGCACGCGTACGACCGCGCCGACGGCACGGCATCGCACGCCGATGCGGCCGCCCCCGAAGCCGAACGCCTCGATCGCGTGCTCGACGCGATCGACCGGCACTTCCACGAACCGCTGCGCGTCGACACGCTCGCCGCCGCTGCGCACATGTCCGAACGCACGCTGCAGCGCCTGTTCGTCCGGCATCTCGGCGAAAGTGTCGGCCGCTATGTGCAGCGGCTGCGGCTCGCGCACGCGTGCCGTCATCTCGTCGGCACCGACTGGCCGATCGCGACCGTGGCCGCGCGCTGCGGCATTCCGAATGTCGCGAACTTCAACCGCCAGTTCCTCGCCGCACGCGGGATGACGCCCGGCGCATACCGGCAGTTCTTCGTGCAGCACGGCCACGCACCCGATGACGACGCGCCCGCACTCGACACGCGCCCGCCGTCGCTGGAGCACCGCGCCGGATCGGGCGAACCGCGGCCGCACAAATGA